Proteins encoded within one genomic window of Bacillus sp. 1NLA3E:
- a CDS encoding YpuI family protein — protein sequence MGNTIVKAQVEDIKHFLAKAIVGLEEYLNENTLSSLLEEKPGNREYYKLLLGNIRKLLVYSEESLDACKVILQTETFPKAAAEKALYRIYHQCIEEFFSPKSDVWFEDSRSAYTGKNSIKLRQEAPENLVRLLASLEGEFQRVREELQYYETDYRTKMMQSK from the coding sequence ATGGGAAATACAATTGTTAAAGCTCAAGTAGAAGATATTAAGCATTTTTTAGCAAAAGCAATCGTTGGACTTGAGGAGTATTTAAATGAAAACACTCTTTCTAGTTTATTGGAAGAAAAACCAGGTAACCGTGAATATTATAAGCTTCTTCTAGGTAACATTCGGAAGTTACTTGTTTATAGTGAAGAAAGTTTAGATGCTTGTAAAGTTATTTTACAAACGGAAACTTTTCCTAAAGCAGCAGCTGAAAAGGCACTTTATCGCATCTACCATCAGTGTATTGAAGAGTTTTTCTCTCCAAAAAGTGATGTTTGGTTTGAAGATAGCCGTTCTGCATACACGGGTAAAAATTCGATTAAGCTACGCCAAGAGGCTCCAGAAAATTTAGTTCGCCTTCTTGCAAGTCTTGAGGGTGAGTTCCAAAGAGTAAGAGAAGAGTTACAGTACTATGAAACAGATTATCGAACAAAAATGATGCAATCGAAATAA
- the scpB gene encoding SMC-Scp complex subunit ScpB: MDMIQLKGIVESLMFAAGDEGLTIKQVAEVLEVTEQMALNLVEEMKQEYDNDSNRGISIVQLAGTFQLATKKENSQYLKKLVESPGTSHLSQAALETLAIIAYKQPITRIEIEEIRGVKTERPLHTLAAKALIKEIGRAEGPGRAFLYGTTKEFLDYFGLRSLDELPPLPDRVEDEFIQEEADLFFGNFQEAIDS; encoded by the coding sequence TTGGATATGATTCAATTAAAAGGAATCGTTGAAAGTCTAATGTTTGCAGCAGGAGACGAAGGACTGACCATTAAACAGGTAGCGGAAGTGTTAGAAGTTACTGAACAAATGGCATTGAATTTGGTTGAGGAAATGAAGCAAGAATACGATAATGATTCAAACAGAGGCATTTCAATCGTTCAGCTTGCAGGTACGTTTCAGTTAGCAACGAAGAAGGAAAATTCTCAGTATTTAAAAAAGCTTGTTGAATCACCAGGGACGAGCCATTTATCGCAAGCTGCGCTTGAAACCTTGGCCATTATTGCATATAAACAACCAATAACTAGGATTGAAATTGAGGAGATTCGTGGAGTAAAAACAGAGCGTCCACTGCATACCTTAGCTGCAAAAGCACTGATAAAAGAAATTGGTAGAGCGGAAGGGCCAGGGCGAGCTTTTTTATATGGAACAACAAAAGAATTTCTCGATTATTTTGGTTTGAGGAGTCTTGATGAATTACCACCGCTTCCTGACCGGGTAGAGGATGAATTTATTCAGGAAGAGGCTGATTTATTTTTTGGGAATTTCCAAGAAGCCATTGATTCGTAA
- a CDS encoding segregation/condensation protein A yields the protein MQYNVKIDAFEGPLDLLLHLINSLEIDIYDIPVSEITEQYLLYIHAMKELQLDLASEFLVMAATLLAIKSKMLLPKHEEEMLDENFDIDLEEDPREELVERLIEYRKYKEAAQDLKSLEEERSLIYTKAPSDLSDYINKGKPDIKDLDVSLYDMLGAFQKLLRRKKLQKPLATKITKQEIPIQTRMTEILAELKHLKGRRSFYDLFPYLDRGHIVVTFLAILELMKQKEIFVEQEQNFADIFVSVGKE from the coding sequence ATGCAATATAATGTTAAGATAGACGCTTTTGAAGGACCACTTGATCTACTACTTCATCTAATTAATAGTCTTGAAATAGATATTTATGATATCCCTGTTTCAGAAATTACGGAACAATACCTTTTGTATATCCATGCGATGAAAGAACTACAGTTAGATCTGGCCAGTGAGTTTTTAGTAATGGCTGCGACCTTATTGGCAATTAAAAGCAAAATGCTTTTGCCAAAGCATGAGGAAGAAATGTTAGATGAAAACTTTGATATCGATTTGGAAGAAGACCCGCGTGAGGAATTAGTCGAGAGACTAATTGAGTATCGAAAATATAAAGAAGCAGCTCAGGATTTAAAATCTTTAGAAGAAGAGCGTAGCCTTATTTATACAAAGGCCCCAAGTGATCTTTCTGATTACATCAATAAAGGGAAGCCGGATATAAAAGATCTAGATGTTTCATTGTATGATATGCTTGGAGCTTTTCAAAAACTGCTTAGAAGGAAAAAACTACAGAAGCCTTTAGCAACAAAAATTACAAAACAAGAAATTCCAATCCAAACAAGGATGACCGAGATTTTAGCGGAACTTAAACACTTAAAAGGTCGGAGAAGTTTTTATGATTTGTTCCCATACCTCGATCGAGGTCATATAGTTGTGACTTTTTTGGCTATATTGGAATTAATGAAGCAAAAGGAAATTTTTGTAGAGCAAGAACAAAATTTTGCAGATATCTTTGTCTCGGTAGGGAAGGAGTGA
- a CDS encoding YjcZ family sporulation protein, with amino-acid sequence MSGGFGYGGGFALIVVLFILLIIVGAAWL; translated from the coding sequence ATGTCCGGTGGATTTGGTTACGGTGGAGGATTTGCGTTAATTGTTGTCCTATTTATTTTATTAATCATTGTCGGGGCTGCTTGGTTATAA
- a CDS encoding DUF309 domain-containing protein: MYPDAYIQFLVHFHGDRDYFECHEILEEYWKETIKGDKQSIWVGLIMLAVSNYHFRRNNNSGAQRTLQKAISIFENKKKEGCTLGIDMDELLIFLPNRVIHIHSGLPYTSFNIPLIDQNLLAKCKTICKEKGHAWGMESNLEEDNLIHRHLLRDRSEVIQEREIAKKEKAHKKGEE; encoded by the coding sequence ATGTATCCAGACGCCTACATTCAATTTTTAGTTCATTTTCACGGGGACCGTGATTATTTTGAATGTCATGAAATATTAGAAGAATACTGGAAAGAAACCATCAAAGGGGATAAACAATCAATTTGGGTAGGTTTAATAATGCTTGCCGTCTCCAATTATCATTTTAGAAGGAACAACAACAGTGGCGCTCAACGAACCTTGCAAAAAGCTATATCCATTTTCGAGAACAAAAAAAAGGAAGGTTGCACTCTTGGAATTGATATGGATGAATTATTAATTTTTTTACCAAATAGAGTCATACATATACACTCTGGTTTACCATACACAAGCTTTAACATCCCATTAATAGATCAAAACTTACTTGCTAAATGTAAAACGATTTGTAAGGAGAAAGGGCATGCCTGGGGTATGGAAAGTAATCTAGAAGAGGACAATTTGATACATCGTCATTTATTACGTGACAGAAGTGAAGTTATCCAAGAACGGGAAATTGCAAAAAAAGAAAAAGCACATAAAAAAGGCGAGGAATAA
- a CDS encoding GNAT family N-acetyltransferase codes for MLIRYKKTFEKIAMGLLSFMPAEKDLKKLQQTMKQYETDEHWQLFLWKEEDIIGLIGVIIEESCLRIQHISVNPSHRHHGIGKKMVAALKEMYPEKGLIPNEYTSSFIEKCINCEGAKGGE; via the coding sequence ATGTTGATTCGCTATAAAAAAACGTTTGAGAAAATAGCAATGGGTTTATTATCATTTATGCCAGCTGAAAAAGATTTGAAAAAGTTACAACAAACCATGAAACAGTATGAGACGGATGAGCATTGGCAGCTCTTCTTATGGAAAGAGGAAGATATCATCGGTTTAATAGGTGTTATTATTGAAGAGAGTTGTTTGAGAATTCAGCATATCTCTGTCAATCCTTCCCATCGCCATCATGGAATCGGTAAAAAAATGGTAGCGGCTTTAAAAGAAATGTACCCAGAAAAAGGATTAATACCAAATGAATATACATCTTCTTTTATTGAGAAGTGTATAAATTGCGAAGGCGCAAAAGGCGGGGAATGA
- a CDS encoding APC family permease: MFTSVKRFLIGRPLKSAELGEQKLNKLKALAILSSDALSSVAYGTEQILLVLVTVSTLAFWYSLPIAVGVLFLLTALILSYRQIIFSYPHGGGAYVVSKENIGVNAGLVAGGSLLVDYILTVAVSVSAGTDAITSAFPRLHEHTVLIAIILVILITILNLRGVTESATVLAYPVYLFVFAMVFMIGLGIYHIVTGDVSPELHPEIGTPVAGITLFLLLRAFASGCSALTGVEAISNAIPNFKDPAPNNAAKTLILMGSLLAVLFTGITYLAFYYGISPSGKETVVSQIAAQIFGRNGMYYFVQGSTALILVLAANTGYSAFPLLAYNLAKDKYIPRMFTIRGDRLGYSNGILTLAIGSIVLIIAFKGQTDQLIPLYAVGVFIPFTLSQTGMIIKWFREKPKGWVYKFIINLVGALISFTVMMIFFITKFGQVWSVLIFLPVIVYGFHRISKHYDSVGEQLRLKAGEAAVPINGNIIIVPVAGITQVVENSINYAKTLTDQVIAVYVSFDREDEKLFEQKWKNWQPDVRLVTLHSHYRSIIHPLTKFIDTVEHKARESNYWVTVLIPQFIPKKSWHNILHNQSSILIRTFLLYKRNVVVSTVPYHFRK, translated from the coding sequence ATGTTTACTTCGGTTAAAAGGTTTTTAATCGGTCGGCCATTAAAATCGGCCGAGCTTGGTGAGCAAAAACTTAACAAGCTAAAAGCTTTAGCTATACTTTCTTCTGATGCATTGTCCTCGGTTGCATATGGGACAGAGCAAATCTTACTCGTGTTGGTCACGGTGAGTACACTGGCATTTTGGTACTCCTTGCCTATTGCAGTAGGCGTATTATTCCTATTAACTGCACTTATATTATCGTACCGGCAAATAATTTTTTCCTATCCACATGGTGGAGGAGCATATGTCGTTTCTAAGGAAAATATTGGGGTTAACGCAGGGCTTGTAGCGGGCGGGTCTCTATTGGTTGATTACATCTTAACCGTTGCAGTTAGTGTTTCAGCTGGAACAGATGCGATTACATCTGCTTTTCCTCGGTTACACGAACATACGGTTTTAATTGCAATTATTTTGGTTATCTTAATTACGATTTTAAATCTTAGAGGAGTCACGGAATCTGCCACAGTTTTAGCTTATCCAGTTTACCTGTTTGTGTTTGCTATGGTATTTATGATTGGTTTGGGAATATACCATATTGTAACTGGAGATGTGTCTCCGGAACTACACCCGGAAATTGGGACACCTGTTGCAGGGATTACCTTATTTTTATTATTAAGAGCTTTTGCCTCAGGTTGTTCTGCCTTAACTGGTGTAGAAGCCATTTCTAATGCTATTCCTAACTTTAAAGATCCTGCACCTAATAATGCTGCGAAAACGTTAATATTAATGGGATCTCTGCTTGCAGTTTTATTCACAGGAATTACGTATTTAGCCTTTTACTATGGGATTTCACCATCTGGTAAAGAAACGGTCGTATCTCAAATAGCTGCGCAAATATTTGGAAGAAACGGAATGTATTATTTTGTCCAGGGTTCAACTGCGCTTATTCTTGTTTTAGCAGCAAATACTGGTTACTCAGCCTTCCCTTTACTTGCCTATAATTTAGCTAAGGATAAATATATTCCGAGAATGTTTACAATCCGAGGAGACCGTTTAGGTTATTCAAATGGAATCTTGACGTTAGCAATTGGTTCAATTGTTTTAATTATTGCTTTTAAAGGACAAACAGATCAGCTTATCCCACTTTATGCAGTGGGGGTTTTTATTCCCTTTACGTTGTCGCAAACAGGAATGATTATAAAGTGGTTTCGTGAAAAACCAAAAGGGTGGGTTTATAAATTTATTATCAATTTGGTTGGAGCCTTAATTAGTTTCACCGTTATGATGATATTCTTTATCACAAAATTCGGTCAGGTTTGGTCAGTGCTAATCTTTTTACCGGTTATTGTTTATGGATTCCATCGGATATCTAAACATTATGATTCAGTTGGTGAGCAATTGCGGCTTAAAGCAGGAGAAGCCGCCGTTCCGATTAATGGAAATATCATTATTGTTCCGGTAGCTGGAATTACCCAAGTGGTTGAGAACTCGATTAATTATGCTAAAACTTTAACGGACCAAGTCATCGCAGTATATGTTTCCTTTGACAGAGAAGATGAAAAGTTGTTTGAACAAAAATGGAAAAATTGGCAACCTGATGTTAGGTTAGTGACGTTGCATTCTCATTATCGGAGTATTATTCATCCATTGACAAAGTTCATTGATACGGTAGAGCATAAGGCAAGGGAGTCTAATTACTGGGTGACAGTATTAATTCCACAATTTATTCCAAAAAAGAGCTGGCACAACATTCTTCATAATCAATCTAGTATCCTGATTCGAACTTTCTTGTTATATAAGAGAAATGTCGTTGTATCAACCGTTCCCTATCATTTTAGAAAATAG
- the lysA gene encoding diaminopimelate decarboxylase: MYFHGTTKVNDKGHLEIGGLDTIDLAEQFGTPLYVYDVALIRDRARGFKKTFDRLGVPAQVAYASKAFSTIAMLQLANEEGLSLDVVSGGELYTALHAEFPVEKIHFHGNNKSREELDMAIKAKIGCIVVDNFYELELLNQICADKKIKTKILLRVTPGIEAHTHDYILTGQEDSKFGFDLQNGQAEKAVTIAIKSEWLDLLGVHCHIGSQIFETTGFLLAAKKIFEKLADWKHKFNFSSKVLNLGGGFGIRYTNEDEPMQPHHYVEEIIAEVKIQAKQLEMNMPEIWIEPGRSLVGDAGTTLYKVGSRKEVPNVRNYLAVDGGMSDNIRPALYQAKYEAVLANRPLANIEETVSIAGKCCESGDMLIWDLPLPKAEDQEILAVSCTGAYGYSMANNYNRIPRPPVVFVENGEATLVVKRETFEDLLRLDLPLNSKVEI; the protein is encoded by the coding sequence ATGTATTTTCATGGAACAACAAAAGTAAATGACAAGGGGCACCTAGAAATTGGTGGTTTAGATACAATCGACTTAGCTGAACAGTTTGGGACACCACTATATGTTTATGATGTGGCCTTAATTCGGGATCGAGCTCGAGGATTTAAAAAAACCTTTGATCGACTAGGGGTACCCGCGCAGGTTGCTTATGCCAGTAAAGCTTTTTCTACTATTGCAATGCTTCAATTAGCTAATGAAGAAGGATTATCCCTTGATGTCGTGTCAGGAGGAGAATTATATACGGCACTTCATGCTGAATTTCCAGTAGAGAAAATCCACTTTCATGGAAATAATAAAAGTAGAGAAGAATTAGATATGGCGATTAAAGCGAAAATTGGCTGTATTGTGGTTGATAATTTCTATGAATTGGAGCTTTTAAACCAAATTTGTGCGGACAAGAAAATTAAAACAAAAATTTTGTTACGAGTAACACCTGGAATTGAAGCGCATACACATGATTATATTTTAACTGGACAGGAAGATTCAAAATTTGGATTCGATTTGCAAAACGGCCAAGCTGAAAAGGCAGTGACCATCGCAATTAAATCGGAATGGCTGGACTTGCTTGGGGTTCATTGTCATATCGGTTCCCAAATTTTTGAAACAACAGGTTTCTTGTTAGCGGCAAAGAAAATTTTTGAAAAGTTAGCTGATTGGAAACACAAGTTTAATTTTAGTTCAAAAGTATTAAATTTGGGCGGCGGTTTCGGAATTCGTTATACAAATGAAGATGAACCGATGCAACCGCACCATTATGTAGAGGAAATCATTGCTGAGGTAAAGATACAGGCAAAACAATTAGAAATGAACATGCCTGAGATTTGGATTGAACCAGGAAGATCTTTAGTAGGGGATGCAGGAACGACCCTTTATAAGGTTGGTTCGCGTAAAGAAGTCCCAAATGTCAGAAATTATTTAGCTGTTGATGGAGGAATGAGTGATAATATTCGCCCAGCTCTTTATCAAGCAAAATATGAGGCCGTATTGGCCAATCGTCCATTAGCTAATATAGAAGAAACTGTGTCAATTGCTGGGAAATGCTGTGAATCAGGTGACATGCTTATCTGGGATCTTCCTTTGCCTAAAGCAGAAGATCAAGAAATATTAGCAGTGTCATGCACGGGTGCTTACGGATATTCAATGGCAAATAACTACAATCGAATTCCGCGTCCTCCAGTAGTTTTTGTTGAAAATGGTGAAGCAACCCTTGTGGTAAAAAGAGAAACCTTTGAAGACCTTTTGAGACTTGATTTACCGTTAAACTCAAAAGTAGAAATCTAA
- a CDS encoding spore germination protein: MATTTKERHPIPESVDEIEKYFKERIGLGVSFDLGVRKLKINKRSVHLYYVNGLCDTSFIIEIMETLLRINEHEKLSTNLFNNIENNLVHQSVTPIKTLDEVVDQVLSGLMVVVVEGVQTALSIDVRSYPGRQPQEPDTEKVVRGSRDGYVENIIVNTALTRRRIRDERLRFEIIKVGERSKTDIAIAYIKDIADEDLVEVIKKEIKAIKIDGLTMAEKAVEEFLLKQGYNPYPLVRYTERADVGATHLLEGHVLIFVDTSPSVIITPSTFFHHLQHAEEFRQSPAVGTFVRWVRFLGVIISLFLLPLWFLWVLEPHLLPEKLAFIGPNDSTNIPIVIQLFLADIGLEFLRLAAIHTPTPLSTAMGLIAAVLIGQIAVDVGLFVPEVILYASLATVGTFTTPSYELSIANKMGRLALLVAVALFHAPGFVIGNTLYFLFLAGIRSLNTPYLWPLLPFNPQAFLQIIIRTSVPGSKKRPSIVHPKNRFKQPANS, encoded by the coding sequence ATGGCAACCACGACAAAGGAAAGGCATCCGATTCCGGAGTCAGTCGATGAAATAGAAAAATATTTCAAGGAACGGATCGGTTTAGGTGTAAGCTTTGACCTAGGAGTCCGTAAGCTTAAAATAAATAAGAGAAGTGTGCACCTCTATTATGTTAATGGGTTATGTGATACAAGTTTCATTATTGAAATTATGGAAACGCTTCTTAGGATTAATGAGCATGAAAAACTATCGACCAATCTTTTTAATAATATCGAAAACAATCTTGTCCATCAGTCGGTCACACCGATTAAAACATTGGATGAAGTTGTTGATCAAGTATTGAGTGGTTTAATGGTTGTAGTGGTAGAGGGTGTGCAGACAGCATTATCTATCGATGTCCGTAGCTACCCAGGAAGGCAACCACAGGAACCTGATACGGAGAAGGTAGTTCGTGGTTCACGGGATGGTTATGTTGAAAACATCATTGTGAACACGGCGTTAACGAGAAGAAGAATTCGGGATGAGAGATTGCGTTTTGAAATCATAAAAGTGGGGGAAAGATCTAAAACGGATATTGCCATTGCCTATATTAAAGATATTGCTGATGAAGATCTGGTTGAGGTTATTAAAAAAGAAATTAAAGCGATTAAAATCGATGGCCTCACGATGGCAGAGAAAGCTGTTGAAGAGTTTTTATTAAAGCAAGGATATAATCCTTATCCATTGGTACGATACACGGAGAGGGCTGATGTGGGAGCAACCCATTTGTTAGAAGGGCATGTCCTGATTTTTGTGGATACATCTCCAAGTGTAATTATTACACCCTCCACTTTTTTTCATCATTTACAGCATGCAGAGGAATTTAGACAATCTCCAGCAGTTGGGACCTTTGTAAGATGGGTTCGATTTCTGGGGGTAATCATCTCCTTGTTCTTGTTACCCTTATGGTTCTTATGGGTTCTTGAACCACATCTCTTACCGGAAAAGTTAGCCTTTATTGGACCAAATGACAGTACAAATATTCCGATTGTGATTCAACTGTTTCTTGCAGATATTGGGCTTGAATTTTTACGACTTGCCGCCATCCATACCCCAACCCCACTTTCGACCGCAATGGGCTTAATTGCAGCTGTGTTAATTGGGCAAATTGCCGTTGATGTCGGACTGTTTGTTCCAGAAGTAATATTATATGCATCGCTAGCGACAGTCGGGACATTTACTACTCCAAGCTATGAATTAAGTATTGCGAACAAAATGGGTAGACTTGCATTATTGGTTGCCGTTGCCCTATTTCATGCTCCGGGGTTTGTTATCGGTAACACCTTATATTTCTTGTTCTTGGCTGGAATTCGGTCATTAAATACGCCCTATTTATGGCCACTCCTTCCCTTTAATCCACAGGCATTTCTTCAAATCATTATCCGGACAAGCGTTCCTGGCTCAAAAAAACGGCCAAGTATCGTTCATCCTAAGAACCGTTTTAAACAGCCTGCTAATTCCTAG
- a CDS encoding stage V sporulation protein AE, giving the protein MSERRRVILVTDGDEYAKRSVQGVASEIGGRCISMSQGNPSVLTGPELVKHIKRAKNDPVFVMFDDSGFIGEGAGEIALKYVAEHNEIEVLGIIAVASKTRQEEWTKVDVCIDRDGVLTPYGVDKFGVPEFELGRINGDTVYCLDQLKVPIIVGIGDIGKMSQHDHFEQGSPITKKAVEIILERSGYYGNHDKGKASDSGVSR; this is encoded by the coding sequence ATGAGTGAACGACGACGGGTGATCTTAGTTACGGATGGTGATGAGTATGCCAAACGGTCAGTGCAAGGAGTAGCATCTGAAATTGGTGGTAGATGCATTTCTATGTCACAAGGGAACCCGTCAGTCCTAACTGGCCCAGAACTTGTGAAGCACATCAAAAGAGCCAAAAATGATCCGGTATTTGTAATGTTTGATGATAGTGGTTTTATAGGTGAAGGTGCAGGAGAAATCGCCTTGAAATATGTCGCAGAGCATAATGAAATAGAAGTGTTAGGAATAATAGCTGTAGCTTCTAAAACAAGACAAGAAGAATGGACAAAAGTGGACGTTTGTATAGATCGGGACGGAGTATTAACTCCGTATGGAGTAGATAAATTTGGTGTTCCTGAATTTGAACTTGGCAGGATAAACGGTGATACCGTTTATTGTCTTGACCAGTTAAAAGTTCCTATCATAGTAGGAATTGGAGATATCGGTAAGATGTCACAACATGATCATTTTGAACAGGGTTCTCCAATTACCAAAAAGGCTGTTGAGATTATCTTAGAAAGGAGTGGATATTATGGCAACCACGACAAAGGAAAGGCATCCGATTCCGGAGTCAGTCGATGA
- a CDS encoding stage V sporulation protein AB, with the protein MIISILIVVFIGFAGGLSVGAGFVAFLAVLGIIPRLTQLSKTMKMIHWYEWGIVFGAIAGTFSSLRDPTFFLPVLLLIPLGVLGGVFVGMLAAALTEVLNVFPILAKRVGIEEEGIKILLMAIVLGKVFGSLFHWIYFVS; encoded by the coding sequence ATGATCATTAGTATTTTAATCGTTGTTTTTATCGGATTTGCTGGGGGACTTTCTGTTGGGGCAGGATTTGTTGCCTTTTTAGCCGTTTTAGGAATTATTCCAAGGTTGACTCAACTGTCTAAAACCATGAAGATGATTCATTGGTATGAATGGGGAATTGTTTTTGGAGCCATTGCTGGAACATTTTCCAGCTTAAGGGATCCAACCTTTTTTCTACCCGTTCTTTTGCTTATTCCTCTTGGTGTGTTAGGTGGAGTATTTGTGGGGATGTTGGCTGCTGCGTTAACTGAAGTTTTGAATGTTTTCCCAATTTTAGCAAAACGAGTCGGGATTGAAGAAGAAGGAATTAAAATTCTCTTAATGGCCATTGTTTTAGGAAAAGTATTTGGGTCGTTATTCCATTGGATTTATTTTGTGAGTTGA
- a CDS encoding stage V sporulation protein AA — MEKTIYIRMRNRSQVRQEGTVYLKDIAQIIADDDIYKALQQLKVHKVKEEDRNMIVVDAMTVIKYITKVFPTVEVQIVGPSQTIVEVIFKKKRISVPLFLLIWFLLFFGAALTIMNFHEDVSMQAVQQRLYTVITGRVAVKPLLFQIPYSFGLGLGMVLFFNHFFRKRFNEEPSPLEVEMFNYQQDIDQYVVMHENKESMKQIDDH, encoded by the coding sequence ATGGAAAAAACAATCTACATTCGCATGCGTAATCGCAGTCAAGTTCGACAAGAAGGAACCGTTTATTTAAAGGATATCGCACAAATTATTGCAGATGATGATATTTATAAAGCGCTTCAACAGCTAAAAGTACACAAAGTAAAAGAAGAAGATCGCAACATGATTGTTGTCGATGCAATGACCGTCATCAAATATATTACAAAGGTTTTCCCAACTGTAGAGGTGCAAATCGTTGGACCTTCACAAACTATTGTAGAAGTAATTTTTAAAAAGAAAAGAATCTCAGTCCCGCTCTTTTTGTTAATTTGGTTTTTATTATTTTTCGGGGCGGCTTTAACAATTATGAATTTCCATGAAGATGTTAGCATGCAAGCGGTCCAACAGCGCTTGTATACCGTAATTACGGGAAGGGTAGCAGTAAAACCGCTCTTATTCCAAATTCCCTACTCGTTTGGCTTAGGATTAGGGATGGTACTTTTTTTTAATCATTTTTTTCGTAAAAGGTTTAATGAAGAACCAAGTCCATTAGAAGTGGAAATGTTTAATTACCAGCAAGATATCGATCAATATGTCGTGATGCACGAAAACAAAGAAAGTATGAAACAAATTGATGATCATTAG
- the sigF gene encoding RNA polymerase sporulation sigma factor SigF: MDVEVKNNNKQIYLKDHEVKELIKRSQTGDQDARDLIVEKNIRLVWSVVQRFLNRGYDPDDLFQIGCIGLLKSVDKFDLSYDVKFSTYAVPMIIGEIQRFIRDDGTVKVSRSLKELGNKIRKAKDELSKNFGRIPTVGELSEYLEISPEDIVMAQEASRTPSSIHETVFENDGDPITLLDQIDDGMEEKWFDKIALKEAILELEDRERLIVYLRYYKDQTQSEVATRLGISQVQVSRLEKKILQQMKGRMDI, translated from the coding sequence ATGGATGTGGAGGTTAAGAACAATAATAAGCAAATTTATCTAAAGGACCATGAAGTAAAGGAACTGATAAAAAGAAGTCAGACAGGTGATCAAGACGCACGTGATTTGATTGTCGAAAAAAACATAAGACTAGTATGGTCTGTTGTTCAAAGATTTCTTAATCGTGGCTATGATCCAGACGATCTTTTCCAAATTGGTTGCATTGGACTATTAAAGTCAGTTGATAAATTTGATTTATCATATGATGTTAAATTTTCCACCTATGCAGTTCCGATGATTATTGGAGAAATCCAGCGTTTTATCCGCGATGATGGAACGGTTAAGGTAAGTAGATCATTAAAAGAATTGGGAAATAAAATTCGCAAGGCTAAGGATGAACTCTCAAAGAATTTCGGGAGAATTCCTACTGTAGGTGAGTTATCTGAGTACTTGGAGATTTCTCCAGAGGATATTGTAATGGCTCAAGAAGCAAGCCGGACACCATCTTCTATTCATGAAACTGTATTTGAAAATGATGGGGACCCAATCACCCTATTAGATCAAATAGATGATGGAATGGAAGAGAAGTGGTTCGATAAAATTGCATTAAAAGAAGCTATTCTTGAGCTTGAGGATCGGGAACGATTGATTGTTTACCTAAGATATTACAAGGATCAGACGCAGTCAGAGGTCGCGACCAGACTTGGTATTTCCCAGGTGCAAGTTTCAAGATTGGAGAAAAAAATACTTCAACAAATGAAAGGCCGTATGGATATCTAA
- the spoIIAB gene encoding anti-sigma F factor, which produces MKNKMQLQFSALSQNESFARVTVAAFIAQLDPTMDELTEIKTVVSEAVTNSIIHGYNHDPNGIVYITVTIEDGLVEMKIKDEGIGIVDVEEARQPLFTTKPDLERSGMGFTIMENFMDEVEVSSQTGNGTEITLKKHLSNSKMLCN; this is translated from the coding sequence ATGAAAAATAAAATGCAACTTCAATTTAGTGCATTAAGTCAAAATGAATCATTTGCCAGGGTCACAGTAGCTGCATTTATTGCACAACTTGATCCAACCATGGATGAATTAACCGAAATTAAGACAGTTGTGTCCGAAGCCGTAACGAATTCAATTATTCATGGCTATAATCATGATCCAAATGGGATTGTTTATATCACTGTAACGATTGAGGATGGTTTGGTTGAAATGAAAATTAAAGATGAGGGAATCGGTATTGTTGATGTGGAAGAAGCACGACAACCTCTTTTTACAACAAAACCTGATTTAGAAAGGTCAGGGATGGGCTTTACAATCATGGAAAACTTCATGGATGAAGTAGAGGTTTCTTCGCAAACAGGCAATGGAACTGAAATCACGCTAAAAAAGCATTTATCTAACAGCAAAATGCTATGTAATTAA